The following proteins come from a genomic window of Edaphobacter sp. 4G125:
- a CDS encoding efflux RND transporter permease subunit, producing the protein MLQSIVHGALKHRLILVVVAIILMCFGINAAQHLSVDAFPDVTNVQVQIATEAPGKSPEEVERFITIPVEIAMTGLPGMTDMRSLNKPGLSLITLVFEDGRNLYLERQMVSERLNELRDRMPEGVTPVLGPITNALGEVYQYTLERSDDGKRQLTKEELIERRTIQDWVVRPLLRSISGVAEINSTGGFVKQYETLVDPQKLRYYNLTIQDVRNALAHNNANAGGGILPQHAEQYLIRSVGLIRDLDDIRGIVLKESGATPIYIRDVADVSLGTEVRYGAMIKNGYTESVGGVVLMTTGGNAKEIVSRVKERVADINSKHMIPGGLQIKPYYDRSKLVDAAIHTVTEVLGEGIVFVIIVLVLFLGDLRSSLIVSATLLLTPLLTFLVMNKVGLSANLMSLGGLAIAIGLMVDGSVVVVENVFAKLSHARHHGHEVKSAQGKMHIVLDAVGEVATPVLFGVTIIILVFLPLMTLEGMEGKMFAPLAYTIAIALGISLLLSLTLSPVLCTYMLRGGSEDDTWLVRLIRRPYNALLNWAMAHRRTTVLSVVALFIFALCLFPFLGTAFIPEMAEGTLSPNADRVPNISLDESLRMEMSMQKIMLTVPGVENVVSRVGRGESPADPAGPNEADVLASLTPIDERPSGMTQEKIADQMREKLAVIPGINLVMSQPISDRVDEMVSGVRADIAVMLYGDDLDVLVEKARQIARVATGIHGTQDTRVDRVGGQQYLNIDIDRRAIARYGLNAADVNDVIETAIAGKSATEIYEGERRFQAVVRLPQNLRDSVPDIRELQISSPDGPRIPLENLAKVSVKEGPALINRSMGKRRIVVGINVQDRDLGGYVSELQQKVGQQVQLPAGYYIEWGGQFHNMERAMHHLMIIVPITIGAIFFLLFILFQSVRFAALIITVLPLASIGGVIGLFVSGEYLSVPASVGFIALWGIAVLNGVVLVSYIRKLREEGRSQEDAIREGARLRFRPVMMTATVAALGLVPFLFSNGAGSEIQRPLAIVVIGGLLSSTLLTLILVPVVYSTFEGKQRDA; encoded by the coding sequence ATGCTCCAGTCCATCGTTCACGGTGCACTGAAGCATCGCCTCATTCTCGTCGTTGTTGCCATTATTCTGATGTGCTTCGGCATCAATGCTGCTCAGCATCTCTCCGTCGATGCATTTCCTGACGTCACCAATGTCCAGGTTCAGATCGCCACTGAAGCTCCTGGCAAGTCCCCGGAAGAAGTCGAACGCTTCATCACGATCCCTGTCGAGATCGCCATGACTGGACTCCCGGGTATGACAGACATGCGCTCTCTCAACAAGCCTGGCCTGTCGCTCATTACCCTGGTATTCGAAGATGGACGTAATCTCTACCTCGAGCGCCAGATGGTTTCGGAGCGCCTCAACGAGCTGCGCGACCGTATGCCCGAAGGCGTTACGCCTGTCCTTGGGCCTATTACGAATGCCTTGGGCGAGGTCTATCAGTACACTCTCGAGCGATCCGATGACGGTAAACGGCAACTGACCAAGGAAGAGTTGATCGAACGCCGCACCATTCAAGACTGGGTCGTACGCCCCTTGCTGCGCTCGATCTCCGGCGTTGCCGAGATCAACTCCACTGGAGGCTTCGTCAAGCAGTACGAAACTTTGGTCGATCCGCAAAAGTTGCGCTACTACAACCTCACCATTCAGGACGTCCGCAATGCTCTAGCCCACAACAACGCTAATGCAGGCGGCGGCATCCTTCCGCAACATGCGGAGCAATACCTCATCCGTTCCGTTGGCCTTATCCGCGATCTCGACGATATCCGCGGAATCGTCCTCAAAGAATCTGGCGCCACTCCCATCTACATCCGCGACGTCGCTGACGTGAGCCTCGGCACCGAGGTCCGTTACGGCGCGATGATTAAAAACGGTTATACCGAGTCCGTCGGCGGAGTCGTCCTGATGACCACTGGAGGGAACGCCAAGGAGATTGTCAGCCGTGTAAAGGAACGCGTCGCCGATATCAACTCCAAGCACATGATCCCCGGCGGTCTCCAGATCAAGCCCTACTACGACCGCTCAAAGCTGGTCGACGCTGCGATCCATACCGTTACCGAAGTTCTTGGCGAAGGTATCGTCTTTGTCATCATCGTGCTGGTCCTCTTTCTTGGCGACCTGCGCTCCAGCCTCATCGTCAGCGCGACCCTTCTGCTTACCCCGCTACTCACTTTTCTGGTAATGAACAAAGTCGGACTCTCAGCGAACCTGATGTCGCTGGGCGGTCTTGCGATTGCCATCGGCCTGATGGTCGACGGCTCCGTAGTCGTTGTCGAAAACGTCTTCGCCAAACTGAGCCATGCGCGCCACCATGGACACGAGGTCAAATCTGCCCAGGGCAAAATGCACATCGTGCTCGATGCAGTCGGTGAGGTTGCAACACCCGTTCTCTTCGGCGTCACGATTATTATTCTCGTCTTTCTTCCCCTAATGACCCTTGAAGGCATGGAAGGAAAGATGTTTGCTCCGCTGGCCTATACGATTGCCATTGCGCTCGGCATCTCGCTTCTGCTCTCACTCACGCTCTCGCCGGTACTATGCACTTACATGCTGCGCGGGGGTTCGGAAGATGACACCTGGCTCGTACGTTTGATCCGACGTCCTTACAATGCGTTGCTGAATTGGGCAATGGCTCACCGTCGCACGACCGTGTTGAGCGTAGTAGCCCTCTTCATCTTCGCGCTCTGCCTCTTCCCTTTCCTTGGCACAGCATTCATCCCAGAGATGGCAGAAGGCACACTTTCACCCAATGCCGATCGTGTTCCCAATATCTCCCTCGATGAATCTCTGCGGATGGAGATGTCGATGCAGAAGATTATGCTCACCGTCCCGGGCGTGGAGAATGTCGTCTCCCGCGTAGGTCGTGGCGAATCTCCTGCCGACCCTGCAGGTCCAAATGAAGCCGACGTCCTTGCCTCATTGACCCCGATTGACGAACGGCCAAGTGGCATGACCCAGGAAAAAATTGCAGACCAGATGCGTGAAAAGCTTGCCGTCATTCCAGGCATCAACCTCGTCATGTCGCAGCCCATTTCCGACCGTGTCGACGAGATGGTTTCAGGTGTCCGCGCCGACATTGCAGTCATGCTCTATGGTGACGATCTGGATGTTCTCGTCGAGAAGGCCCGCCAGATCGCTCGCGTCGCCACCGGCATTCACGGAACGCAGGATACCCGCGTCGACCGTGTCGGAGGTCAACAGTATCTCAATATTGATATCGATCGCCGGGCCATTGCACGCTATGGCCTCAATGCAGCCGATGTAAACGACGTAATCGAAACTGCAATCGCTGGCAAATCAGCAACCGAGATCTACGAGGGCGAGCGCCGTTTTCAGGCCGTAGTTCGCCTTCCGCAGAATCTTCGTGATAGCGTACCCGATATCCGCGAGCTACAGATTAGCTCACCAGATGGACCACGGATTCCCCTCGAAAATCTGGCTAAGGTCAGTGTCAAGGAAGGCCCGGCGCTGATCAATCGCAGCATGGGCAAACGACGGATCGTCGTGGGTATCAACGTACAAGACCGCGACCTCGGCGGATACGTCTCTGAACTGCAACAGAAGGTCGGGCAGCAGGTTCAACTACCAGCCGGTTACTACATCGAATGGGGTGGGCAGTTCCACAATATGGAGCGCGCGATGCATCACCTGATGATCATCGTGCCCATCACGATCGGCGCGATCTTCTTCCTGCTCTTTATCCTCTTCCAGTCTGTGCGCTTTGCCGCACTTATCATCACCGTGCTGCCGCTTGCATCGATCGGCGGCGTCATCGGACTCTTCGTCTCCGGTGAATACCTTTCTGTTCCCGCCTCGGTCGGCTTCATCGCTTTGTGGGGAATCGCAGTGCTCAACGGAGTCGTTCTTGTCTCTTATATCCGCAAGCTGCGTGAAGAAGGACGCTCGCAGGAGGACGCCATCCGCGAGGGCGCTCGCCTGCGCTTCCGCCCCGTTATGATGACCGCCACGGTTGCGGCCCTCGGACTGGTTCCTTTCCTGTTTTCGAATGGTGCAGGTTCTGAGATTCAGCGACCACTCGCCATCGTCGTCATCGGCGGCTTGCTCAGCTCAACGCTACTGACGTTGATCCTGGTACCCGTCGTCTACTCCACGTTTGAAGGCAAACAGCGGGACGCCTGA
- a CDS encoding sensor histidine kinase: MSSVPFEAKDAGFLMVAIREEMEIELHLLPSMHSWFSATVTMTRPPSLMEQEHPTAWDNKEMGLVRASLRFLRTPQVKATAIALLIVLLALTTWFTSPRAVALHNVLHHLNFLPFMMAGMLFGWRGAVKAFAFGILMQSPIIARHWSHWPMDAQDQLLELTIFGSAGIIAGLLADRERVQRLKVESTKRELEGVYTELRENVEKMKRTERLSAAGQLSASLAHEIRNPLASISGAAGILKRGNASQENKQECLGILEKESQRLNKLLTNFLDFARPRLPRFQKVDAISLVKSVTVLAKHAAIRQQVEIVDELPDNLPLVNCDAEQMKQVLLNIVLNAIQASPGGGRVVVRAFKIGTILCIDVSDEGSGMSPQDLDRMFEPFFTTKESGTGLGLAVAANIVEQHGGTLRAANNAGRGMTFCVELPLEHTQKAVATL; encoded by the coding sequence ATGAGTTCTGTACCCTTTGAGGCAAAGGATGCCGGATTTCTAATGGTTGCAATAAGGGAAGAGATGGAGATCGAATTGCATCTTCTTCCGTCGATGCACTCCTGGTTTTCAGCAACGGTCACGATGACGAGACCCCCTTCCTTGATGGAGCAGGAACATCCGACCGCATGGGACAATAAGGAGATGGGGCTTGTAAGGGCGTCCTTAAGATTCTTGCGGACTCCGCAGGTAAAGGCTACGGCGATTGCGTTGTTGATCGTGCTGCTGGCCCTGACAACCTGGTTTACCTCGCCGCGTGCAGTCGCTCTCCATAACGTTCTGCATCACTTAAACTTCCTTCCGTTCATGATGGCCGGAATGCTCTTCGGATGGCGAGGAGCTGTAAAGGCTTTTGCGTTCGGAATCCTGATGCAGTCGCCCATTATTGCCAGGCACTGGTCGCATTGGCCGATGGATGCCCAGGATCAACTGTTGGAGCTGACCATCTTCGGAAGCGCGGGCATTATTGCAGGGTTGCTAGCGGATCGGGAGCGTGTGCAGCGTCTGAAGGTGGAATCTACAAAGCGCGAGCTGGAAGGTGTTTATACCGAGTTGCGCGAAAACGTTGAGAAGATGAAGCGAACAGAGCGGCTTTCGGCTGCGGGACAATTGTCGGCAAGCCTGGCGCACGAGATTCGCAATCCGTTGGCAAGTATTTCGGGGGCGGCGGGAATCCTGAAGCGCGGCAATGCCTCCCAGGAGAACAAGCAGGAGTGCCTGGGGATCTTGGAAAAAGAATCGCAGCGGCTCAATAAGTTGCTGACGAACTTTCTTGATTTCGCTCGTCCACGACTACCTCGTTTTCAGAAGGTTGACGCGATCTCTCTGGTGAAATCGGTGACAGTGCTTGCGAAGCATGCGGCGATCCGTCAGCAGGTAGAGATTGTCGATGAGCTACCCGACAATCTTCCTCTGGTGAATTGTGATGCGGAGCAGATGAAGCAGGTGTTGTTAAATATCGTTCTGAATGCGATTCAGGCCTCTCCAGGAGGAGGTCGCGTCGTGGTGCGAGCGTTCAAGATAGGAACGATTCTCTGTATTGATGTCTCCGACGAGGGCAGTGGCATGTCTCCCCAAGATCTCGATCGTATGTTTGAACCGTTTTTTACGACCAAGGAAAGCGGTACTGGGTTGGGGCTGGCGGTAGCTGCCAATATCGTGGAACAACATGGAGGCACGCTTCGAGCTGCCAATAACGCAGGTCGCGGAATGACATTTTGCGTGGAACTCCCGCTGGAACATACTCAAAAGGCGGTGGCGACGCTATGA
- a CDS encoding efflux RND transporter periplasmic adaptor subunit has protein sequence MKHTRSLRAFTLASVLTLLVLTGCKKNVPPPVEAPTEQDPTTISVTPDLARQLKVGEPTVQEVAGSLQVAARIDTDASRIARIGSPVAGRIIKLLALEGQNVHRGATLATLHSTGLSDTQFSFIKAYSQQKLAEQATDRAEQLVKADVMGRAELERRRAELLQATAEAAAFRTQLRGLGMSDTSIRQLENTRQLNPDYPVLSTIGGTVLERKVTIGQIVQPAEITFLVADLSNVWVLADVPEESAGRLHKGMNVIVKIPALPDQHVEGKLSYVAPIVDPVTRTVQVRMDLPNPHGIFKPAMLAGMTFLEHTERKTTVPSTSVVREENKDYVFIQVEPTKFMLREVSLGLENGDDRVLESGVGPGEKIVLDGAFHLNNQRKQNAIKGGQ, from the coding sequence GTGAAGCATACAAGATCTCTCAGGGCCTTTACGCTGGCCTCCGTCCTTACTCTGCTTGTCCTGACTGGCTGCAAAAAGAACGTTCCGCCGCCGGTTGAGGCCCCCACAGAACAGGACCCGACGACCATCTCAGTTACGCCCGACCTTGCGCGACAGCTAAAGGTTGGCGAGCCAACAGTGCAGGAAGTCGCCGGCTCATTGCAGGTTGCTGCCCGTATCGATACCGATGCCAGCCGGATTGCCCGCATCGGATCGCCCGTTGCCGGACGCATCATTAAATTGCTCGCGCTCGAAGGCCAGAATGTTCATCGTGGCGCTACGCTCGCGACGCTGCACAGCACAGGACTCTCCGATACGCAGTTCTCTTTCATCAAGGCATACTCTCAGCAGAAACTTGCAGAGCAGGCCACAGACCGGGCCGAACAACTTGTAAAAGCCGACGTCATGGGACGTGCCGAGTTGGAGCGCCGCCGTGCCGAGTTGCTGCAGGCCACTGCCGAAGCCGCAGCGTTCCGCACTCAGCTTCGCGGCCTAGGCATGTCGGACACCTCGATTCGCCAGCTTGAAAACACCCGTCAGCTCAACCCTGACTACCCCGTTCTCTCCACCATCGGCGGCACCGTGCTTGAGCGCAAGGTCACCATCGGGCAGATCGTGCAGCCCGCCGAAATTACCTTCCTCGTCGCCGATCTTTCTAACGTCTGGGTACTCGCTGATGTTCCGGAAGAGAGTGCAGGCAGATTGCACAAGGGAATGAACGTCATTGTCAAAATCCCAGCACTTCCCGATCAGCATGTCGAAGGCAAGCTCTCTTATGTTGCTCCCATCGTCGACCCCGTCACACGTACCGTTCAGGTGCGCATGGACCTGCCCAACCCGCACGGAATCTTCAAGCCTGCCATGCTCGCCGGAATGACCTTCCTCGAACACACCGAGCGGAAGACGACCGTCCCCTCAACCTCTGTCGTCCGCGAAGAGAATAAGGATTATGTCTTTATCCAGGTGGAGCCCACGAAGTTCATGCTGCGCGAGGTCTCTCTCGGGTTGGAAAACGGAGACGATCGCGTACTGGAAAGCGGAGTCGGCCCCGGGGAAAAGATCGTTCTCGATGGAGCATTCCATCTCAATAATCAGCGCAAACAGAATGCCATCAAGGGAGGTCAGTAA
- a CDS encoding acetylornithine deacetylase/succinyl-diaminopimelate desuccinylase family protein: MERLVVVQSVPPEVSKMAAVSAKIQDAICSGVDQIQEEMILFLQDLVRVPTVNPPGEVYREGAELIGNQLKKFGYETNFITAEGLKEHTAEHPRVNVFGRMKGATARPSLHFNGHFDVVPVGEGWTRDPFAAVIEDGKMYGRGVSDQKAGIAASIFAIEAVKRAGLKLRGTVEQSGSVDEESGGFAGVAYLAQQGWLGKDKNDYVIITEPTDTHHIYLGHRGVYWFKVTTHGRIAHGSMPYLGVSAIDHLADFLHGVTHDLKPRLATRKTEIPVEPPKSRYASINVNAVFGGQPEEGTQTPCVADRSGAIFDRRFLSEEPFEKVREEIVEMLEEYRSANPEFKYTLEDLMVVHPVQTDRNCDLVQTLAGCIQQIAGKEAVFAASPGTYDQKHVVRIANVAQCVAYGPGLLAQAHLPDEYCRIDDIVASAKVMALAAVQLLGVE, encoded by the coding sequence GTGGAGCGGCTGGTTGTGGTCCAGAGCGTTCCACCCGAGGTATCGAAGATGGCAGCAGTATCGGCAAAGATTCAGGATGCAATTTGTAGTGGCGTGGACCAGATTCAGGAAGAGATGATTTTATTTCTTCAGGATCTGGTTCGCGTTCCAACGGTGAATCCGCCGGGTGAGGTGTATCGAGAAGGAGCCGAACTGATCGGCAATCAATTGAAGAAGTTTGGTTACGAGACGAATTTCATCACCGCTGAAGGACTGAAGGAGCATACAGCAGAGCATCCGCGGGTGAATGTATTTGGAAGAATGAAAGGAGCTACAGCGAGGCCATCACTTCACTTCAACGGGCACTTCGATGTGGTTCCGGTGGGAGAGGGGTGGACGCGCGATCCGTTCGCGGCAGTGATCGAAGACGGAAAGATGTATGGCCGTGGAGTTTCAGACCAGAAGGCGGGGATTGCCGCTTCGATCTTTGCAATCGAAGCAGTGAAACGTGCGGGGCTGAAGCTGCGGGGAACGGTCGAGCAGAGCGGAAGCGTCGATGAAGAGAGCGGTGGATTCGCGGGCGTTGCGTATCTGGCACAGCAGGGATGGCTGGGCAAGGACAAGAACGACTACGTCATCATTACCGAGCCGACGGACACACACCACATTTACCTTGGACATCGCGGCGTGTACTGGTTCAAGGTGACGACGCATGGAAGGATTGCTCACGGAAGCATGCCTTATCTGGGAGTAAGTGCGATCGATCATCTTGCAGATTTTCTTCATGGCGTGACGCATGATCTTAAGCCCCGGCTAGCGACACGGAAGACAGAGATCCCGGTGGAGCCGCCGAAATCGCGCTATGCGAGTATCAATGTGAATGCTGTCTTTGGCGGGCAGCCGGAAGAGGGAACGCAGACACCCTGTGTTGCGGATCGTTCGGGCGCGATCTTCGACAGGCGATTCTTGTCGGAAGAGCCGTTCGAAAAGGTGCGCGAAGAGATTGTGGAGATGCTGGAGGAGTATCGGTCCGCGAATCCAGAGTTCAAGTACACGCTGGAAGACCTGATGGTGGTGCATCCGGTACAAACGGATAGGAACTGCGATCTGGTACAGACGTTAGCGGGATGCATTCAGCAGATCGCGGGCAAAGAGGCGGTGTTTGCGGCAAGTCCGGGCACTTATGATCAGAAGCATGTTGTTCGGATTGCGAATGTGGCGCAGTGTGTCGCCTACGGACCGGGGTTGCTGGCTCAGGCGCATCTACCTGATGAGTACTGCCGGATTGACGATATTGTGGCCTCGGCCAAGGTGATGGCGCTGGCCGCCGTGCAGCTACTGGGAGTGGAATAG
- a CDS encoding TolC family protein codes for MHLQWFLIVLLVSFRFAAAQQPADENSLPPSPSPGEHASAPLTLGEALKMAEQNSPRLHVANALMDRAAAASQTARAYTNPQVEFYAGKQSARNIPTPGVPGLLQHYGGSQTIEIPRERALRRQAADLGRAGQGYQRDTEQLSVKADVKHAFYNALRWKHEVAQARANLALVQDLRNRVEVEVRVGEKGRLELTRAEAELARANFAVRSAQINLANAVAVLRATIAAPPDLAIEPTGDLEPHVRLGPLNELRVAVLKSHPVIAGANTAIEQAEVELDHQRSLRIPQPTLYGEWEHQPDLTFWRLGVNVPLPLWDKRRGQISDAQATVRQSAAIRNQRQLELTSALERAYESYQLADQQANSLQAGSLHEAETAVDAAMAAYRFGERGIVEVLDAQRVLQSVRGDLLDARFARQSALVDLEELGVVPSGEKH; via the coding sequence GTGCACTTGCAATGGTTTTTGATTGTTCTACTCGTATCTTTCCGGTTTGCGGCTGCGCAACAGCCTGCAGACGAAAACTCTCTGCCGCCTTCTCCTTCGCCCGGAGAACACGCTTCGGCCCCTCTCACTCTCGGCGAGGCCCTCAAAATGGCGGAGCAGAATAGCCCTCGCCTGCATGTAGCCAACGCCTTGATGGACCGAGCCGCGGCAGCAAGTCAAACCGCGCGAGCCTATACGAATCCTCAGGTTGAGTTCTACGCCGGCAAGCAAAGCGCTCGCAATATCCCTACTCCAGGCGTTCCCGGCCTGCTGCAACACTACGGCGGCTCACAAACGATTGAGATTCCCCGCGAACGTGCTCTGCGACGTCAGGCCGCCGATCTTGGGCGAGCCGGACAGGGCTATCAACGCGATACGGAACAGTTATCCGTCAAAGCCGATGTAAAACATGCGTTCTACAACGCACTGCGCTGGAAACATGAGGTCGCGCAGGCTCGCGCCAATCTCGCTCTTGTCCAGGACCTCCGCAACCGCGTTGAAGTTGAAGTCCGGGTCGGCGAAAAAGGACGACTGGAACTGACTCGCGCAGAGGCCGAACTTGCCCGAGCGAACTTCGCTGTCCGTAGCGCGCAGATCAATCTTGCCAATGCTGTCGCAGTGCTTCGCGCCACTATTGCTGCTCCTCCCGATCTGGCAATCGAACCCACAGGAGATCTGGAACCGCATGTCCGTCTTGGTCCGCTGAATGAACTTCGTGTTGCTGTCCTCAAAAGTCATCCCGTTATTGCCGGAGCCAATACCGCAATCGAACAGGCGGAGGTTGAGCTGGATCATCAACGTTCATTACGTATTCCCCAACCAACTCTGTACGGGGAATGGGAACATCAACCCGACCTCACCTTCTGGCGACTTGGAGTCAACGTTCCCTTGCCTCTATGGGACAAGCGACGCGGCCAGATCTCCGACGCTCAGGCTACTGTTCGACAATCGGCTGCGATCCGGAATCAGCGCCAGCTAGAGTTGACCTCTGCGCTTGAGCGCGCCTACGAAAGCTATCAGCTTGCCGATCAGCAGGCAAACTCGTTACAGGCAGGTTCTCTGCACGAAGCCGAGACCGCGGTGGACGCTGCCATGGCTGCCTATCGCTTCGGGGAGCGCGGCATCGTTGAAGTGCTCGATGCACAGCGCGTTCTACAAAGTGTCCGAGGCGATCTGCTGGATGCCCGTTTCGCTCGTCAATCGGCTCTCGTCGATCTTGAAGAACTTGGTGTCGTTCCCTCTGGAGAAAAGCATTGA
- a CDS encoding P1 family peptidase yields MKRREFTRNLLGLPLAAALPAEAAFALARESFPLPEGGSITDVPGLKVGHHTLSTRPTGCTVLICEKGATAGVDVRGSAPGTRETDLLSPINSVQQVQAILLSGGSAYGLAAATGVVRWLEEHNLGFKIGKGVVPIVPAAILMDLGVGDFKIRPGDEDGYKACVAATTEPVAEGNVGAGAGATIGKMFGPKFTMKSGLGTASVKIGDTGIVVGALVAVNAVGDVVDPHSGKVVAGARSEDGKGYRDSMDAIMKGYRVVVQKGANTTIGVVATNAPFTKTQMTKIAQMAHDGYARAINPVHTMGDGDTIFAMSTGTTDVKADVTAIGAIAATVMSRAIVRAAMQATSLPDLGLPAYRDYVGKA; encoded by the coding sequence ATGAAGCGCCGTGAGTTTACCCGAAATTTGCTTGGACTTCCTCTGGCCGCGGCTCTGCCCGCAGAGGCTGCATTTGCTCTTGCCCGAGAATCATTTCCCTTGCCCGAGGGCGGATCAATCACTGATGTTCCCGGTCTTAAAGTAGGGCACCATACGCTGAGCACGCGACCGACAGGGTGCACGGTGCTGATCTGCGAGAAGGGCGCGACGGCGGGTGTCGATGTGCGTGGTTCGGCTCCGGGAACGCGAGAGACAGATCTGCTTTCGCCCATCAACTCTGTGCAGCAGGTGCAGGCGATCCTGCTTTCGGGAGGTAGCGCTTACGGGCTTGCAGCAGCGACGGGTGTGGTGCGCTGGCTGGAAGAGCATAACCTCGGATTCAAGATTGGCAAAGGTGTGGTGCCGATTGTGCCTGCGGCGATCCTGATGGACTTGGGAGTGGGCGACTTCAAGATTCGTCCGGGCGATGAAGATGGATACAAGGCGTGTGTCGCTGCTACAACAGAGCCGGTGGCTGAGGGTAATGTTGGCGCTGGTGCTGGCGCAACGATTGGGAAGATGTTTGGACCGAAATTTACGATGAAGTCTGGCCTGGGTACAGCGAGCGTGAAGATTGGCGACACCGGCATCGTTGTCGGGGCGCTGGTGGCCGTGAATGCAGTGGGGGATGTCGTCGATCCGCATTCAGGCAAAGTGGTTGCGGGTGCTCGATCGGAAGATGGTAAAGGGTATCGCGATTCGATGGACGCCATCATGAAGGGATATCGTGTGGTGGTGCAGAAGGGTGCGAATACGACGATTGGTGTAGTCGCAACTAATGCTCCGTTTACCAAGACACAGATGACGAAGATTGCGCAGATGGCGCATGACGGCTACGCGCGCGCGATTAATCCCGTGCATACGATGGGGGATGGGGACACGATCTTTGCCATGTCGACCGGAACCACCGATGTGAAGGCAGATGTGACTGCAATTGGTGCGATCGCCGCGACAGTGATGTCGCGAGCGATTGTGAGAGCGGCGATGCAGGCGACTAGCCTGCCGGACCTCGGCTTGCCAGCATATCGCGACTACGTAGGCAAGGCTTAG
- a CDS encoding sodium:solute symporter family protein — MNIYLIALLLYSIFLMALGIVMSRRVKNSSDFLVAGRSLGPGRLFATFLAANIGAGSTVGATGLGYRMGMSAWWWVGSACIGTFLLSQFLGPKLWRIAKEHGLATLQDYLEFRYNKAVKAIISILFWFGALAILAGQLIAISWILNTVAGIPKWEGCLIGGIVAIVYCTAGGMMSSSFVNMFELAVTMSGLLLAVPFAFHALGGWAHMHELVLANTGSAAKTNALFSMTGAGTKQLLAWIAILVPSFMISPGLVQKVYGARDVKTVRWGVGLNSLGQAIFAFVPPVLGLCAFAAMPHLANAELALPTAMKTLLPEWLGVWTLASIFSAELSATDAILFMLSTSLAVDLYKTFLNPGVSQQKMLWVSRLSSIGAGVVGILLAAVLPSIIQAVSIFYGLIAVALFVPVVAGLYSRRVLAPAAMCSIVAALSATVLTIRLTHGAGVGVLSPQAIGIATAAVVMIGFRVFAPSRPTTEVSSSVQGAVL, encoded by the coding sequence ATGAATATCTATCTCATCGCACTGTTGTTGTACTCCATCTTTCTGATGGCGCTTGGCATTGTGATGAGCCGGCGAGTGAAGAACTCGTCAGACTTCCTGGTGGCGGGTCGGAGTCTGGGGCCGGGGCGGTTATTTGCCACGTTCCTGGCAGCAAACATTGGCGCTGGTTCGACGGTAGGGGCAACGGGTCTCGGTTATCGGATGGGAATGTCTGCCTGGTGGTGGGTGGGATCCGCCTGCATCGGCACATTTCTGCTCTCGCAGTTTCTAGGACCAAAGCTGTGGAGGATTGCAAAGGAGCATGGACTGGCGACTCTGCAGGATTATTTGGAGTTCCGCTATAACAAAGCGGTGAAGGCGATCATCTCGATCCTGTTTTGGTTCGGAGCGCTGGCGATTCTTGCTGGTCAGCTGATCGCCATCTCGTGGATCCTCAATACAGTTGCCGGAATCCCGAAGTGGGAGGGATGCCTGATCGGCGGAATTGTAGCAATTGTGTACTGCACTGCCGGCGGGATGATGTCGTCGTCATTCGTAAATATGTTCGAGCTGGCGGTGACGATGTCGGGCTTGCTGCTGGCGGTGCCATTTGCGTTCCACGCGCTTGGGGGCTGGGCGCACATGCATGAGCTGGTGCTGGCTAACACGGGCAGCGCGGCGAAAACAAACGCGCTTTTCAGCATGACCGGAGCAGGTACAAAACAACTGCTGGCTTGGATCGCGATTCTTGTGCCGTCGTTTATGATCTCACCCGGACTAGTGCAGAAGGTCTATGGGGCACGCGATGTAAAGACAGTGCGGTGGGGCGTGGGGCTGAACTCGTTAGGACAGGCGATCTTTGCGTTTGTTCCTCCGGTACTGGGATTGTGTGCCTTTGCAGCCATGCCGCACTTGGCGAATGCCGAGCTGGCGCTTCCGACGGCAATGAAGACCCTGCTGCCGGAGTGGCTTGGAGTGTGGACGCTGGCCTCGATTTTTTCTGCAGAGCTGAGCGCGACGGACGCAATTCTGTTTATGCTATCGACCTCGTTGGCTGTCGATCTCTATAAGACCTTTCTGAATCCCGGGGTTTCACAACAGAAGATGTTGTGGGTGAGTCGCTTGTCCTCCATCGGCGCAGGAGTGGTGGGAATATTGTTGGCGGCGGTTTTGCCTTCTATTATTCAGGCTGTTTCGATCTTTTATGGGTTGATTGCTGTTGCGTTGTTTGTTCCGGTAGTGGCGGGGCTTTACTCGCGGCGGGTGCTTGCTCCTGCGGCGATGTGCAGTATTGTTGCTGCACTTTCGGCAACGGTGTTGACGATTCGACTGACGCATGGTGCGGGCGTTGGCGTGCTGTCGCCCCAGGCCATTGGGATTGCGACGGCGGCGGTGGTAATGATTGGGTTTCGCGTGTTTGCTCCTTCTCGACCGACGACGGAGGTTTCTTCGTCGGTGCAAGGAGCCGTGTTGTAG